In Clostridiales bacterium, the sequence TTGGGCATATTCATTATCTTATTCATCAGTCTACTGAAACTCCTTTCACTTTTGACTTAATCTTAAACACCAAGCCCAAAATTTCCAAAGTCAAAATGGGGAACAGCGCCACCATGGCTATCATTCCAAAACCTTCGGTCAAAACATTGGCCTCTGCGAAGGCGTTTGCCGCCCCCTGTATAAACGCCAAGCTAAATGTCGCCGTCATCGGTCCTGTGGCGACCACGCCGGCGTCAAAAGCCATGCCGATAAAAAGTTTGGGCACAAAAAACATCAATATCAAGCAAATAACATATCCGGGCAATAAATAGTGCCATAACTGAATTTGGGGGACCAAAACCCTGATAACGGACAGCATAACGGCCAATCCCACGCCGATTGACAGCGCTACCAAAACCGCCTTTCTGGACACATAACCGCTGGTAACATCTTCTATTTGGTGCGTCAAAATATGCACGGCGGGTTCCGCCAAAATGGTCACGACGCCCAAAAACAGTCCTATAATTATTATAAACGCCTTGTTTTCTTTAAGCGCCAAGCTGTTGCCTATGCTTATGCCTATCTCCATAAATCCGCCGTTGACACCGACCAAAAATATAAACAATCCCAAAAAGGCAAATATAAATCCCGTAAGCATTCGCCTAAACTGTTTTCTGCTGAGCTTAAAGACAACTATTTGGAGAATAATCAAAATAACGGTTAACGGCGCTATCGCCAAAGCGCTTTGACCAAAGTAAGTTAATAATATATCCGTAAACGCTTTTATTATAGAGCCCGGACCGGGATTGTCCAAATCCAAACTGCCCGTAAACTGGGTGTTTCTATAAAACAAATTTAATATCAATATTGAAAGAACGGCGCCCGTCCCCGCGGTAGCGACCAAGCCAAAGCTGTCGTTTTCGGACGCCTTGCTGTCTTTTTTTAAGGAGGACATTCCTATTGACAGCGCCAAAACAAAGGGAACGGCCAAAACGCCCGTGGTCGATCCCGAGGCGTCAAAGGCTATCGCCAAAAACTCAGGCGAGGCAAACAGCGCGAAAATAAAAATAATTCCATACACTACCAAAAACAAAACATATAAAGGTATATTATAAAAAAACCTGACAAATCCCAACGACATCAAAAGCGCAAACCCGACAGACACCACAACCAAAACCAAAATGCCGGGTATCTTGGACGAGGTAACCACCCCGACCTGATTGGAAAACACTATCAAGCCCGGCTCGGCTATGGACACCAAAAAGCCCAAAAGCAGCGCGGCGATTATCGCCAGCCATAGCTTATTAGACTTGACTAAGGATTTGCCCGTAAGGCTTCCAAGCGGCGCTATTCCGATATCCACGCCTATCAAAAACAAAGTAAGTCCCAGCAATATCAAAACCGTGCCAATAATAAACCTGATAAGTAGTTTAGTATCCAAAGGGGTTATTTTAGTAAAATGCAAAAGCAATACCAAAACAAAAATAGGCAATACAGAAAATAAGACTTCTTTAAACTTAGTGAAAATTACATTCAAGCCACTTTATCCTTTAATCTTTATTTTCCCAAAATAAGCATAAATGTTGCTTAATTTTTTGTCAAGATTTTTCCAAGCGCCTTAAGATGTCTTGTTATAATCTTAATAATTTTATTTTATCTACGGCTTTTCAAATAAAAAACCATTACCAAAGGCTTTTTTAGCCAGCGTCCAAAGCCTTTAACGCTTTTTTATCGTTAGAATAATTTATTCAAAAAATAAAAAAATATTTACTAATTTTTTAGCTTGAGAGGCTTTTGGGCGCATCCGGGTTAAGGTCCGAGGGCTTGCTTTTGAACGAATAGTTTACCGCGACTGCGATTACAATTCCTACTATTGTCTCAAGCGTTCTTTCTATCGGAAATAAATATGTAGGCTCTACATCCAAAGGGGTTATCAAGATAAGCATAACAACCAAACCGGATATAGCCGACGCGCCCTTTATATTGATGATATTGCAAGTAAAAATGGTCAATCCCACGGCAAAAACCGTCAAAATATAAGGATGAACGCCCGTGGCGATGCTAAAATAAAGCATGCCCGTTCCGATGACGCCGCCTATAACCGTGCCTATAAGCCTATGGAGGCCCAATTTAATAGATTCTTTGGGTGTTATTTGCATTGTAAGCAGCGCCACAGCGCAAACATTATACACATCCTCATAATCTGCAAAGAAAGCTATCAACAAACACAAAGCGATCGCCAGCATTGTTTTTAGCGTTCTAAACCCAAGACCGTGTGTGGAAAGATAATTTAACGCTTTTTTGAATTTCCCCATAGTTATCCTTTGTAAGTTTTTTTGACAGCAATATATTATCATAAATAACGCTTTTTATTAAGTTAAAAAGTTCAGCAAAAACCAAGTTAAAGCATTGATTTTTTTAATATTTACGCCTTAAAAAAGAGCGCCCAAAAGCTCAAAAAACGGGCGCTTAAAAAATCTTATAAGGTTTTTATTCTTATAAATATTTATATCTTAACCTTATGGTTTGGGGCGCCAAAATATTTTACAGGTTTTAGGTTAATTATTTTGGCGATTATTTTGGCGGGAAAGGACACTAATTTTTGGTTAAAATGCGTAACCTTGGAGTTATAAAGCTCTATAGCCTCTTTCAGGCTCTTTTCGCTGTTTTTAATATCCGCCAAAAGATTGGCAAAATCCTTGTCGTTCTTAAGTTCGGGATAACTTTTAGCCAAATCATTAAGATTGCCGCTCATTATATCCAATTGGTTTTTTATTTGGAGTTCTTGTTCGGCGGCCATATTTTTTTCAACCTCTATCGCCTCGTAGGACGCTTCTTTTGGGTCTTTT encodes:
- a CDS encoding DUF1538 domain-containing protein — encoded protein: MNVIFTKFKEVLFSVLPIFVLVLLLHFTKITPLDTKLLIRFIIGTVLILLGLTLFLIGVDIGIAPLGSLTGKSLVKSNKLWLAIIAALLLGFLVSIAEPGLIVFSNQVGVVTSSKIPGILVLVVVSVGFALLMSLGFVRFFYNIPLYVLFLVVYGIIFIFALFASPEFLAIAFDASGSTTGVLAVPFVLALSIGMSSLKKDSKASENDSFGLVATAGTGAVLSILILNLFYRNTQFTGSLDLDNPGPGSIIKAFTDILLTYFGQSALAIAPLTVILIILQIVVFKLSRKQFRRMLTGFIFAFLGLFIFLVGVNGGFMEIGISIGNSLALKENKAFIIIIGLFLGVVTILAEPAVHILTHQIEDVTSGYVSRKAVLVALSIGVGLAVMLSVIRVLVPQIQLWHYLLPGYVICLILMFFVPKLFIGMAFDAGVVATGPMTATFSLAFIQGAANAFAEANVLTEGFGMIAMVALFPILTLEILGLVFKIKSKVKGVSVD
- a CDS encoding LemA family protein — translated: MIFLKIGVVEIIVIVSVAIVLLLLLYIVITVNGFKKCLIKIAQADTEIETSLSKRYELLTKALDIAKKYAKDPKEASYEAIEVEKNMAAEQELQIKNQLDIMSGNLNDLAKSYPELKNDKDFANLLADIKNSEKSLKEAIELYNSKVTHFNQKLVSFPAKIIAKIINLKPVKYFGAPNHKVKI